Proteins from a genomic interval of Synechococcus sp. A15-28:
- a CDS encoding cation:proton antiporter, which produces MAMQASIGQVMHHPLGVFSLLVAISAAVPPLIRRVGLPDLVGLLVAGVVVGPHALNWVDSGSETVRLLSDLGAVYLLFTMGLEIDLEEFNRVKRRSFIYGLLILLIGVGTGVSIGLLAGFASVSCLLLGALMATHTPLGYPIVRSYGAQKDESVVVSVGSTIFTDIVALLLLAVGLGLGQGDLSGVGMGLLLLRIGLFAVLVVAGIRWLGRRLVLRGINDENRMVLAVLVALFLASLGAELAGVEKIVGAFLAGLAVNSVLPEGRVKEQVIFVGGVLFIPIFFIDLGLLLDVGSLGASLSNFQFTGLMLVGAIGGKGLASWISGALFGYRRPQILMMWSLTMPKVAATLATAFIGFQAGLLNQTVLNAVLAVMVVTATLGPILTERSVTRLNETRQGTLPASFGEEVSPLEGVSEVVQRPLRIVVPVANPSNERGLINMASRLLRGSAGGDGLLLPLAMVNPSLEEVRGGLNRAVAAARSRLRTAESIGADLQVPTRTLLRLDEDVAGGMSRTALEQAADLLLIGAGRQDQLRAWLMGDIVDGVCRTAHCPVVVVNLGLTPEAAMNRILVPIKDLSASAREQVELALRVINSAPAEQRTRITLLHVHDPRFSGSDRQWMEEQLIRWRPAGISADRFHIVIVRGPGIDGSIHRLSRDHDLVILRTQRRRVAGLPIPGSDRTSKLISQLPCASMVISDPLV; this is translated from the coding sequence ATGGCCATGCAGGCCTCCATCGGCCAGGTGATGCATCACCCCCTCGGCGTGTTTTCGCTGCTGGTGGCGATCAGTGCGGCAGTGCCTCCTCTCATCCGCCGGGTCGGCTTGCCTGATCTGGTGGGGCTGCTGGTTGCCGGCGTTGTCGTGGGACCGCACGCCCTCAACTGGGTGGACAGCGGCAGTGAAACCGTGCGGCTGCTCTCCGATCTGGGGGCGGTGTACCTGCTGTTCACCATGGGGTTGGAAATCGATCTGGAGGAGTTCAACCGGGTCAAACGTCGCTCCTTCATCTACGGCCTGCTGATCCTGCTGATCGGTGTGGGCACCGGCGTCAGCATCGGATTGCTGGCTGGGTTCGCCTCGGTGTCATGTCTGCTGTTGGGGGCCCTGATGGCCACCCACACACCGCTGGGCTATCCGATCGTGCGCAGTTACGGCGCCCAGAAGGATGAGTCGGTGGTGGTCAGCGTCGGCAGCACAATCTTCACCGACATCGTGGCGCTGCTGCTGCTGGCGGTGGGCCTGGGCCTCGGACAGGGGGACCTCAGCGGGGTGGGCATGGGCCTGCTGTTGTTGCGGATTGGCCTGTTCGCCGTGCTGGTGGTGGCTGGCATCCGCTGGTTGGGGCGTCGACTGGTGCTGCGGGGCATCAATGACGAAAACCGCATGGTGCTGGCGGTGCTGGTGGCGCTGTTTCTGGCGTCCCTGGGGGCCGAGCTGGCTGGAGTGGAAAAAATCGTCGGTGCCTTTCTGGCCGGCCTGGCGGTGAATTCGGTGCTGCCGGAGGGGCGGGTGAAGGAGCAGGTGATCTTTGTTGGTGGTGTGCTGTTCATCCCGATCTTCTTCATCGATCTGGGCCTGCTTCTCGATGTGGGCAGCCTTGGGGCCAGCCTCAGCAATTTCCAGTTCACCGGTCTGATGCTGGTGGGGGCCATTGGCGGCAAAGGTCTGGCGTCGTGGATCAGTGGTGCGCTGTTCGGCTACCGCCGCCCGCAGATTCTGATGATGTGGTCGTTGACCATGCCCAAGGTGGCGGCAACTCTGGCCACCGCCTTCATCGGCTTCCAGGCGGGGCTGCTCAACCAGACGGTGCTCAACGCTGTGCTGGCGGTGATGGTGGTGACGGCCACCCTGGGTCCGATCCTGACGGAGCGTTCCGTCACCCGTCTGAACGAGACGCGGCAGGGCACGCTCCCCGCCAGCTTCGGGGAGGAGGTCTCACCCCTGGAGGGGGTCAGCGAGGTGGTGCAGCGACCCCTGCGGATCGTGGTGCCGGTGGCCAACCCCAGCAACGAAAGGGGGTTGATCAACATGGCTTCGCGGTTGCTGCGCGGTTCTGCCGGTGGCGATGGTTTGTTGCTTCCCCTGGCGATGGTGAACCCAAGCCTGGAGGAGGTGCGCGGTGGTCTGAACCGTGCGGTGGCGGCGGCGCGCTCCCGGCTCAGGACGGCCGAGTCGATCGGAGCCGACCTGCAGGTGCCCACCCGCACCCTGTTGCGCCTGGATGAGGACGTGGCCGGTGGAATGAGCCGAACAGCGCTGGAGCAGGCAGCGGATCTGCTCCTGATCGGTGCCGGCCGCCAGGACCAGCTGCGGGCCTGGTTGATGGGCGACATCGTGGACGGCGTCTGCCGGACGGCCCATTGCCCTGTGGTGGTGGTGAATCTTGGCCTTACGCCCGAGGCGGCGATGAACCGGATCCTGGTGCCGATCAAGGATCTCTCCGCCAGTGCCCGTGAACAGGTGGAACTGGCGCTGCGGGTGATCAACAGTGCCCCGGCGGAACAACGCACCCGGATCACACTGCTGCATGTGCACGATCCCCGCTTCAGCGGATCGGATCGGCAGTGGATGGAGGAGCAGCTGATCCGCTGGCGGCCGGCCGGGATCTCCGCGGATCGGTTCCACATCGTGATCGTGCGGGGACCCGGCATCGATGGCTCCATCCATCGCCTCAGCCGCGATCACGATCTGGTGATCCTGCGCACCCAACGGCGTCGCGTGGCGGGCCTGCCGATACCCGGCAGTGATCGCACCAGCAAGCTGATCAGTCAGCTGCCCTGCGCGTCGATGGTGATCAGCGACCCGTTGGTCTGA
- the psbP gene encoding photosystem II reaction center PsbP, which translates to MQLLRPLSRLLLCSVLMLVLGACAAGPTAGLQSYQSPDGRFAFLYPTGWTQVQVSNGPRVVFHDLIHSDETVSLMINKVDESNELSELGSAVAVGERLRREVIATAGSGRTAELVEAQEREVNGHTFYDLEYAVHLEDRDRHELATVVVDRGRLYTLATSVNEDRWDKVDELCGRVVHSLNLLI; encoded by the coding sequence ATGCAGCTGCTCCGCCCCCTCTCCCGCCTCCTGCTGTGCAGCGTGCTGATGCTTGTGCTGGGGGCCTGCGCCGCAGGGCCGACCGCTGGGCTGCAGTCGTATCAGAGCCCTGATGGACGCTTTGCCTTCCTCTATCCCACCGGTTGGACCCAGGTGCAGGTGAGCAATGGCCCCCGGGTGGTGTTCCACGACCTGATCCACAGCGACGAAACCGTCAGCCTGATGATCAACAAGGTGGACGAAAGCAACGAACTCAGCGAACTGGGCAGCGCTGTCGCCGTTGGAGAGCGACTGCGCCGTGAAGTGATCGCCACCGCCGGCAGCGGCCGCACCGCCGAACTTGTTGAAGCGCAGGAGCGCGAGGTGAATGGCCACACCTTCTACGACCTGGAGTACGCCGTGCACCTGGAGGACCGCGACCGCCACGAACTGGCGACCGTGGTGGTGGACCGTGGCCGCCTCTACACCCTGGCCACCAGCGTCAACGAAGACCGCTGGGACAAGGTGGATGAGCTCTGCGGGCGCGTGGTGCACTCGCTGAATCTGCTGATCTGA
- a CDS encoding DUF952 domain-containing protein, producing MLPILYSFRRCPYAMRARWALLEAGLLVQWREIELRAKPAAMVEASPKGTVPVLVLADGTVIEESLELMHWALAQADPRDCLGAGDPDPWLRQNDDGFKHHLDRFKYSDRYPGADPSVHQREGLSILRGWSARIRETGWLTGERMGLADAALWPFVRQWRIADPQGFDADPELEPLRGWLNHFLEAPGFERLMQRADPWDSGGLQPLFPADAIAVPTDQPLFHLALASDWHQAQNQGEYRVSTRALMLEQVGFIHCSWREQVEPTYDRFYADAGDVLLLEIDPALVNAPLRADAIPSGELFPHLYGPIPLKAVRKVSQR from the coding sequence ATGCTGCCGATCCTCTACAGCTTCCGGCGATGCCCATACGCCATGCGGGCACGTTGGGCCTTGTTGGAAGCAGGGTTATTGGTGCAGTGGCGCGAGATCGAGCTGCGCGCCAAACCCGCCGCCATGGTTGAAGCCTCACCCAAGGGCACGGTGCCGGTGCTGGTGCTCGCCGATGGCACGGTGATCGAGGAAAGCCTCGAGCTGATGCATTGGGCCCTTGCGCAGGCGGACCCCAGGGACTGTCTGGGTGCAGGTGATCCGGATCCCTGGCTGCGGCAGAACGACGATGGGTTCAAACATCACCTCGATCGCTTCAAGTACAGCGACCGCTATCCAGGGGCGGATCCATCCGTCCACCAGCGGGAGGGGCTGTCAATCCTCAGGGGTTGGAGTGCGCGCATCCGTGAAACCGGCTGGCTGACCGGTGAGCGGATGGGGTTGGCCGACGCAGCCCTGTGGCCCTTCGTGCGCCAGTGGCGCATCGCAGATCCCCAGGGATTCGATGCTGACCCTGAGCTGGAGCCATTGCGTGGCTGGCTGAATCACTTCCTGGAAGCTCCTGGGTTCGAGCGACTGATGCAGCGCGCCGATCCCTGGGATTCCGGCGGCCTGCAGCCCCTGTTCCCCGCCGATGCCATCGCTGTTCCAACGGATCAACCCCTCTTCCATCTGGCCCTCGCTTCGGATTGGCATCAGGCCCAGAACCAAGGGGAGTACCGGGTCTCCACCAGGGCGCTGATGCTCGAACAGGTGGGCTTCATTCACTGTTCCTGGCGTGAACAGGTGGAGCCGACCTACGACCGCTTCTATGCCGATGCCGGCGATGTGCTGTTGCTGGAGATCGATCCGGCCCTGGTGAATGCCCCCCTACGGGCCGACGCCATACCCTCCGGTGAACTCTTTCCGCATCTGTACGGCCCCATACCACTCAAGGCCGTGCGGAAGGTGAGCCAACGATGA
- a CDS encoding RNA-binding protein: MTIYIGNLSFQAEQEHLFDLFSEYGEVKNCSLPLDRETGRKRGFAFVEMVNDEDEQKAIDDLQEVEWMGRMIRVSKATPRERSGGPRGGGGGGYRG, translated from the coding sequence ATGACCATCTACATCGGCAATCTCTCGTTCCAGGCGGAGCAGGAGCATCTGTTCGATCTCTTCAGTGAATACGGCGAAGTCAAGAACTGCAGCCTGCCCCTGGATCGAGAGACCGGACGCAAGCGCGGCTTCGCGTTTGTCGAGATGGTGAACGACGAGGATGAGCAGAAAGCCATCGACGATCTCCAGGAGGTTGAGTGGATGGGTCGCATGATCCGCGTCAGCAAAGCCACGCCGCGTGAGCGTTCCGGTGGACCTCGCGGTGGCGGTGGCGGCGGTTATCGCGGTTGA
- the lipA gene encoding lipoyl synthase, which translates to MSKYSSMAPTERLPEWLRRPIGDASALERVQGLVKQNRLHTICEEGRCPNRGECYAAGTATFLLGGSICTRSCAFCQVEKGQAPMAVDPAEAQRVADAVEAMQLRYVVLTAVARDDLADHGATLFTTTMAAIRARNPLIAIEVLTPDFWGGVPDRNQAMAAQRERLATVLAAEPVCFNHNLETVQRLQGEVRRGATYERSLGLLAASRELAPHIPTKSGLMLGLGESRDEVIAAMRDLRAVDCQRLTLGQYLRPSLAHIPVDRYWTPQEFDELGAVAHELGFAQVRSGPLVRSSYHAAD; encoded by the coding sequence ATGAGCAAATACAGCAGCATGGCCCCGACGGAGCGACTGCCGGAATGGCTGCGGCGACCGATCGGAGATGCATCGGCTCTGGAACGGGTGCAGGGATTGGTCAAGCAGAACCGCCTGCACACCATCTGCGAGGAAGGGCGCTGCCCCAATCGCGGTGAGTGTTATGCCGCCGGGACGGCCACATTCCTGTTGGGTGGTTCGATCTGTACCCGCAGCTGTGCCTTCTGCCAGGTGGAGAAAGGCCAGGCGCCGATGGCTGTTGACCCTGCCGAGGCGCAGCGGGTGGCTGATGCGGTGGAGGCGATGCAGCTGAGATACGTGGTGCTGACGGCCGTTGCCCGCGATGACCTGGCCGATCACGGTGCCACCTTGTTCACCACAACGATGGCGGCGATCCGCGCCCGCAATCCTTTGATTGCCATCGAGGTGCTGACGCCGGATTTCTGGGGTGGGGTCCCCGATCGCAATCAGGCCATGGCGGCGCAACGAGAGCGGTTAGCCACGGTGCTGGCGGCGGAACCGGTTTGTTTCAACCACAACCTGGAAACGGTCCAACGCCTGCAGGGCGAGGTTCGGCGTGGTGCCACCTATGAGCGTTCCCTGGGGCTGTTGGCGGCCTCCCGGGAGCTAGCACCTCACATTCCCACCAAATCAGGGCTGATGCTGGGGCTGGGTGAGAGCCGTGATGAGGTGATCGCCGCGATGCGGGACCTAAGGGCTGTGGATTGTCAGCGCCTCACCCTGGGTCAGTACCTGCGTCCGTCCTTGGCGCACATTCCCGTGGACCGCTACTGGACGCCGCAGGAGTTTGACGAACTTGGGGCCGTGGCCCATGAGCTCGGTTTTGCCCAGGTGCGCAGTGGCCCGCTGGTGCGCAGCAGCTATCACGCTGCCGATTGA
- a CDS encoding LCP family protein — protein sequence MVSLLTNLRQRPLWQVCGLGLAAGLVISVPLARRHPLAGWWGLGIGEVVVLGQDAGGSNTDTIFTLRVQPGSTRITQIPRDSYINPDGFGAMKINGLLRRGGPEAVERELTRLMNRPVRHHVVVSLQTLPLLANLVGGIEVDVPKRLYYVDRTQDLVIDLQPGRQVLSGKALEGFLRWRNDGRGDFGRLERQQMALKGLVNRLRQPQNLLKLPVLLGVVRSQVKTDLNPIQMAGLAAGVISTDLDTKRLKAVPFSSGGISYLETEWPN from the coding sequence ATGGTCTCGCTTCTCACCAATTTGAGACAACGCCCGCTGTGGCAGGTGTGCGGGTTGGGGCTGGCGGCTGGATTGGTGATCTCGGTGCCGTTGGCCCGGCGCCATCCCCTGGCCGGTTGGTGGGGGCTTGGGATTGGCGAGGTGGTGGTGCTGGGTCAGGACGCTGGGGGCAGCAACACCGACACGATCTTCACGCTGAGGGTGCAGCCCGGAAGCACGCGCATCACGCAGATCCCACGGGATAGCTACATCAACCCAGATGGCTTCGGGGCGATGAAGATCAATGGATTGCTGAGGCGCGGTGGTCCTGAAGCCGTGGAGCGGGAGTTGACGCGGCTGATGAATCGGCCGGTGCGGCATCACGTTGTGGTGTCGCTTCAGACCCTGCCCTTACTGGCCAATCTGGTGGGCGGCATCGAAGTGGATGTGCCCAAACGCCTTTATTACGTGGATCGAACCCAGGATCTGGTGATTGATCTGCAGCCTGGGCGTCAGGTTTTAAGCGGCAAGGCCTTGGAAGGATTTCTGCGTTGGCGTAACGACGGACGCGGAGATTTCGGCCGTCTGGAACGGCAGCAAATGGCTCTGAAAGGTTTGGTGAATCGCCTGAGGCAGCCACAGAATCTGTTGAAACTGCCGGTGTTGCTTGGGGTCGTGCGCAGCCAGGTGAAGACCGACCTCAACCCCATTCAGATGGCGGGCCTGGCTGCAGGGGTGATCAGCACCGACCTCGACACAAAGCGATTGAAAGCGGTGCCGTTCAGTTCTGGTGGGATCAGTTATCTCGAAACCGAATGGCCGAATTGA
- the bioB gene encoding biotin synthase BioB, which translates to MTLTIRHDWTIAEIQALLELPLMELLWQAQTVHRAANPGYRVQLASLLSVKTGGCEEDCAYCSQSIHNSSDVTAFEAQMQVEPVLQRARAAKEAGADRFCMGWAWREIRDGAPFEAMLSMVRGVRNLGMEACVTAGMLTDQQADRLAEAGLTAYNHNLDTSPEHYERIISTRTYQERLETLQRVRRAGVTLCCGGIIGMGETLRDRASMLQVLASMNPHPESVPVNGLVAVEGTPLEDQAPFEPLELVRMVATARILMPQSRVRLSAGRESMSREAQILCLQAGADSIFYGDVLLTTGNPDVEADRQLLADAGVQANWQECQTTA; encoded by the coding sequence ATGACGCTCACGATCCGCCACGACTGGACCATCGCCGAAATCCAGGCGCTGCTGGAACTGCCTCTGATGGAGTTGCTCTGGCAGGCCCAGACCGTGCACCGAGCCGCCAACCCGGGCTACCGGGTGCAGCTGGCCTCCCTGCTGAGCGTGAAAACCGGCGGCTGCGAAGAAGACTGTGCCTACTGCTCTCAATCGATCCACAACAGCAGTGATGTGACGGCCTTCGAGGCTCAGATGCAGGTGGAGCCGGTATTGCAACGGGCCAGGGCCGCCAAAGAGGCCGGCGCCGATCGCTTCTGCATGGGCTGGGCCTGGCGGGAGATCCGCGATGGGGCTCCGTTTGAAGCCATGCTCTCGATGGTGCGGGGCGTGCGGAACCTGGGCATGGAGGCCTGCGTGACAGCTGGGATGCTCACCGATCAGCAGGCGGACCGGCTGGCGGAAGCGGGGCTCACCGCCTACAACCACAACCTGGACACCAGCCCTGAGCACTACGAGCGGATCATCTCGACCCGCACCTATCAGGAACGACTGGAAACCCTTCAGCGGGTGCGCCGAGCCGGGGTGACCCTGTGCTGCGGCGGCATCATCGGCATGGGGGAAACCCTGCGGGATCGCGCCTCAATGCTGCAGGTGCTGGCCTCCATGAACCCTCACCCGGAAAGCGTGCCCGTCAATGGACTGGTGGCTGTGGAGGGCACCCCTCTGGAAGATCAAGCCCCCTTCGAACCACTGGAACTGGTGCGGATGGTGGCCACGGCCAGAATTCTGATGCCCCAGTCGCGGGTGCGGCTCAGCGCTGGCCGTGAATCGATGAGCCGTGAGGCCCAGATCCTTTGCCTGCAGGCTGGCGCCGATTCGATCTTCTACGGCGACGTCCTGCTGACCACCGGCAACCCGGACGTGGAGGCCGACCGTCAGTTGCTCGCCGACGCCGGGGTTCAGGCCAACTGGCAGGAGTGCCAGACCACGGCATGA
- a CDS encoding isoprenyl transferase produces the protein MSRPPATSHDLTASKFCPPELDRERLPAHVAVIMDGNGRWAESRGLPRVMGHRAGVEALKATLRLCSDWGIGALTAYAFSTENWSRPGDEVNFLMTLFERVLQRELRTLEEEQVRIRFLGDLEALPLKLQELISDATDRTAGNGGIHFNVCTNYGGRRELVRAAQRLARQAANGDLAPEDIDENSLAAELFTAGEQDPDLLIRTSGEHRISNFLLWQLAYAEIHVTDVFWPDFNEKALKQALLDFQSRSRRFGGLDPLTP, from the coding sequence TTGAGCCGACCACCGGCCACCAGCCACGACCTCACTGCGTCCAAGTTCTGCCCGCCGGAGCTTGATCGCGAGCGGTTGCCTGCGCACGTGGCCGTGATCATGGATGGCAACGGCCGCTGGGCGGAATCCAGGGGGCTGCCGCGGGTGATGGGTCACCGCGCCGGAGTGGAAGCGCTCAAGGCGACCCTTCGGCTCTGCAGTGACTGGGGTATTGGTGCCCTCACCGCTTACGCCTTCTCAACGGAGAACTGGTCTCGGCCAGGGGATGAGGTGAATTTCCTGATGACCCTGTTTGAACGGGTGCTGCAGAGGGAGTTGCGCACCCTCGAGGAAGAGCAGGTGCGCATTCGTTTCCTTGGGGATCTGGAGGCCCTGCCGCTCAAATTGCAGGAGCTGATCTCCGATGCCACGGATCGAACCGCCGGCAACGGCGGCATTCACTTCAACGTCTGCACCAATTACGGCGGTCGGCGGGAGCTGGTGCGTGCGGCCCAGCGCTTGGCGCGCCAGGCCGCCAACGGCGATCTGGCTCCCGAAGACATCGATGAAAACAGCCTGGCGGCGGAATTGTTCACCGCCGGCGAGCAGGATCCTGATCTGCTGATTCGCACCAGCGGCGAACACCGGATCAGCAACTTCCTGCTCTGGCAGCTGGCCTATGCCGAAATCCACGTGACCGATGTGTTCTGGCCTGATTTCAACGAGAAGGCCCTGAAACAAGCCCTGCTCGATTTCCAGAGCCGCTCCCGCCGCTTCGGAGGCCTTGATCCACTCACGCCATGA
- the recR gene encoding recombination mediator RecR, translating into MARLIDQFERLPGIGPRTAQRLALHLLNQPEEQIRQFADALLAARTQVGQCQTCFHLSADPECEICRNTERRNGLICVVADSRDLLALERTREFQGRYHVLGGLISPMDGVGPELLNVTPLVARINREEITEVILALTPSVEGDTTSIYLARLLKPFCSVSRIAYGLPMGSELEYADEVTLSRALEGRRPVD; encoded by the coding sequence TTGGCCCGGCTGATCGATCAGTTCGAGCGTCTGCCCGGCATCGGCCCCCGCACGGCCCAGCGTCTCGCCCTGCACCTGCTCAACCAACCAGAAGAGCAGATCCGCCAGTTCGCCGATGCCCTGCTGGCGGCCCGCACCCAGGTGGGGCAGTGTCAGACCTGCTTTCATCTCTCCGCCGATCCGGAATGCGAGATCTGCCGCAACACGGAGCGCCGCAACGGCCTGATCTGTGTGGTGGCCGATTCCCGCGACCTGCTGGCCCTGGAGCGCACCCGTGAATTTCAAGGCCGCTATCACGTGCTGGGTGGCCTGATCTCGCCAATGGATGGCGTCGGCCCGGAGTTGCTCAACGTGACCCCACTGGTGGCGAGGATCAATCGCGAGGAGATCACAGAGGTGATCCTGGCGTTGACCCCCAGCGTGGAGGGGGACACCACCAGCATCTATCTGGCGCGCTTGCTCAAACCGTTCTGTTCCGTCAGCCGCATCGCCTACGGCCTACCGATGGGCAGTGAGTTGGAGTACGCCGATGAGGTCACCCTCAGCCGGGCCCTGGAAGGTCGTCGGCCGGTGGACTGA
- a CDS encoding rhodanese-related sulfurtransferase, translating to MSRLLVAAFYAFTPLDDDQREALLNALPPLACEEDVLGSVLVAKEGVNGTISGPETGVESLLAHLQRQLTLGQHHFERLAVKRSWAERSVFRRFKARRKKEIVTMGVEGVDPRINVGTYVDPEDWNALVDDPDTLVIDTRNHYETAIGSFDGAIDPGTDSFRDFPQWAESELRPLVNGTAPKRIAMFCTGGIRCEKASTYLQQQGFGEVHHLRGGILNYLEQVPEKDSRWRGECFVFDQRVAVNHQLEPGEHSLCHACGLPLSPDQRSLPSYIKGVQCLHCIDRFSESDRARFAMRQRQMDQKSSDSSSESDGLAS from the coding sequence ATGAGCCGCTTGCTAGTGGCGGCGTTCTACGCCTTCACACCCCTTGATGACGACCAGCGCGAGGCCTTGCTGAACGCCTTGCCGCCGCTTGCTTGCGAAGAAGATGTGCTCGGCTCAGTTCTGGTTGCCAAGGAAGGCGTCAACGGCACGATCAGTGGTCCGGAAACGGGGGTGGAAAGCCTGCTCGCTCACCTGCAGCGACAGCTCACCCTCGGACAGCACCACTTCGAGCGGTTGGCAGTGAAGCGCAGCTGGGCGGAACGGTCGGTGTTCCGTCGCTTCAAGGCCCGGCGCAAGAAAGAGATCGTGACCATGGGGGTTGAAGGCGTTGATCCCAGGATCAATGTCGGCACCTATGTGGATCCCGAGGATTGGAACGCCCTGGTCGATGACCCCGACACCCTGGTGATCGACACCCGCAACCACTACGAGACTGCCATCGGCAGTTTTGACGGTGCCATCGACCCCGGCACCGACAGCTTCCGCGACTTTCCGCAATGGGCTGAAAGCGAGCTTCGCCCCCTGGTGAACGGCACCGCCCCAAAGCGCATCGCCATGTTCTGCACCGGCGGCATCCGCTGCGAGAAAGCCAGCACTTACCTGCAACAACAGGGGTTCGGTGAAGTGCATCACCTGAGGGGCGGCATCCTCAACTATCTCGAGCAGGTTCCTGAGAAGGACAGCCGTTGGCGGGGTGAATGTTTTGTGTTCGATCAGCGGGTGGCCGTCAACCACCAGCTGGAACCCGGAGAACACAGCCTCTGCCACGCCTGCGGGCTGCCGCTTTCACCCGACCAGCGGTCGTTACCGAGTTACATCAAGGGAGTGCAGTGTCTCCATTGCATCGACCGCTTCTCGGAAAGCGACCGGGCACGGTTCGCCATGCGCCAACGGCAGATGGATCAGAAGTCGTCGGACTCCTCCTCTGAGTCCGATGGCTTGGCGTCGTAG
- a CDS encoding ABC transporter ATP-binding protein, translating to MNDRTIGRTPLPLVRLLRHLAPQRRLVITAVICSLLNKLFDLAPPALIGLAVDVVVRGQQSLLAESGIQSVSQQLWVLALLTFVIWAAESLFEYLYDVLWRNLAQTTQHRLRLEAYDHLQQLELAFFEQDSSGRLMAVLNDDINQLERFLDRGANQILQLITTVLIVGIGMAVVAPEVALFAYLPIPVILLGSLRFQRQLAPRYREVRARAGDLASRLANNLGGMLTIKSFTAEPLELQRLEAESLAYLESNGRAIRLSAAFIPLIRFAILFAFVAILLVGGFQALSGQLAVGTYSVLVFITQRLLWPLTALGRTLDEYQRSMASTQRVLDLIDTPITIRSGPSAMDRRLVRGEIRFEQVDFAYPGRAALLQGFDLTVPSGATVGIVGSTGSGKSTVVKLLLRLYERQGGRILLDGRPIEQLQLQDLRGAIALVSQDVYLFHGTVAENIAYGVADPSPAAIEQAARLAEAAGFIEALPDRYDTLVGERGQRLSGGQRQRIALARAILKDAPVLVLDEATAAVDNDTEAAIQRSLEQITRNRTTAVIAHRLSTVRHADRIVVMEQGRIVEQGRHDDLLAQGGVYANLWRVQAGERLIAS from the coding sequence GTGAACGATCGAACGATTGGCAGGACTCCCCTGCCCCTGGTGCGGCTGCTGCGACATCTGGCGCCCCAACGGCGCCTGGTGATCACGGCGGTGATCTGTTCGTTGCTCAACAAGCTCTTTGACCTGGCTCCCCCGGCCTTGATCGGCTTGGCCGTCGATGTGGTGGTGCGCGGTCAGCAGTCCCTGCTGGCTGAATCCGGCATCCAGAGTGTCTCCCAGCAGTTGTGGGTCCTGGCCCTGCTCACCTTTGTGATCTGGGCGGCGGAGTCGTTGTTCGAATATCTCTACGACGTTCTGTGGCGCAATCTGGCCCAGACCACGCAGCATCGTCTGCGGCTTGAGGCCTACGACCACCTCCAACAGCTGGAGCTGGCATTCTTCGAGCAGGACAGCAGCGGTCGCCTCATGGCGGTGCTGAACGATGACATCAACCAACTGGAACGGTTTCTCGACCGCGGGGCCAACCAGATCCTTCAACTGATCACCACAGTGCTGATCGTGGGCATCGGCATGGCGGTGGTGGCTCCTGAGGTGGCCCTGTTCGCTTATCTACCGATCCCCGTCATCCTGCTGGGGTCGTTGCGGTTTCAGCGCCAACTGGCCCCGCGTTACCGCGAGGTGCGAGCTCGCGCCGGTGATCTTGCCTCCCGTCTGGCCAACAACCTCGGCGGCATGCTCACGATCAAGAGCTTCACGGCTGAACCGTTGGAGCTGCAACGGCTTGAGGCGGAAAGCCTCGCCTATCTGGAGAGCAACGGCCGGGCGATCCGCCTGTCGGCGGCCTTCATTCCCTTGATCCGCTTCGCCATCCTCTTTGCCTTCGTGGCCATCCTGCTGGTGGGGGGCTTCCAGGCTTTGAGCGGACAGTTGGCTGTCGGTACCTACAGCGTTCTGGTGTTCATCACCCAGCGTCTGTTGTGGCCGCTGACGGCCCTCGGCCGCACGCTGGATGAGTACCAACGATCCATGGCCTCCACCCAGCGGGTGTTGGATCTGATCGATACTCCGATCACCATTCGCAGCGGCCCGTCCGCGATGGACCGACGGCTGGTGCGAGGGGAGATTCGCTTTGAGCAGGTGGATTTTGCTTACCCCGGTCGAGCGGCACTGCTGCAGGGGTTTGATCTGACGGTGCCGTCGGGTGCAACGGTCGGGATCGTTGGATCCACCGGCTCCGGCAAGAGCACGGTGGTGAAACTGCTGCTGCGTCTCTATGAGCGCCAGGGGGGGCGGATCCTGCTGGATGGCCGTCCGATCGAACAGCTCCAGCTTCAGGATCTCCGCGGTGCCATTGCCCTCGTCAGCCAGGACGTCTACCTGTTTCACGGCACGGTGGCTGAGAACATCGCCTACGGGGTTGCTGATCCCAGTCCAGCGGCCATCGAACAGGCCGCCCGTCTGGCGGAGGCCGCAGGTTTCATCGAGGCTCTGCCGGATCGCTACGACACCCTGGTCGGCGAGCGCGGCCAACGGCTCTCTGGAGGGCAGCGTCAGCGCATTGCACTGGCTCGAGCCATTCTCAAGGACGCGCCGGTGCTGGTGCTGGATGAGGCAACGGCCGCCGTTGACAACGACACCGAAGCGGCGATTCAGCGCTCCCTTGAGCAGATCACCCGTAATCGTACCACCGCGGTGATCGCCCATCGGTTGAGCACGGTGCGCCACGCCGATCGGATCGTGGTGATGGAGCAGGGCCGGATCGTGGAACAGGGACGCCACGACGACCTGCTGGCCCAGGGTGGTGTCTACGCCAATCTCTGGCGGGTGCAGGCCGGCGAACGGCTTATCGCTTCCTGA